The following are encoded together in the Salvia hispanica cultivar TCC Black 2014 chromosome 6, UniMelb_Shisp_WGS_1.0, whole genome shotgun sequence genome:
- the LOC125194391 gene encoding probable glycosyltransferase At3g07620 produces the protein MDRSVKIQLLEKRKWVIIVGMVALTHLLCQSLMLPYGNALLSMLPDEKSENVVVVTPSIEDSAVESLIDDKVRVSGVLNLENEQSLLVRGVKSAEGYNARVNAEGEKESTEKNGKEEMDSGLDGDGTDEDVDFVEDEALDDVDVDLEEGFTVDNSTQIEEASSGVMLESRTSGVQGKKVTDGSVILPTPVASLDKPLLIGSVVGEKPESGSRISDGSAFSNNGSSMPNKSAKKKMRCDMPPKTVTPIDEMERLLVHHRARSRAMRPRWASDRDQEILAAKTRIENAPFLKNDRELHAPLFRNISMFKRSYELMERVLKVYVYKEGEKPIFHQPILKGLYASEGWFMKLMERKNRFVVKDPRKAHLFYMPFSSRMLEHTLYVRNSHNRTNLRQYLRNYSEKIAAKYRFWNRTGGADHFLVACHDWAPYETRHHMEHCMKALCNADVTVGFKIGRDVSLPETYVRSARNPLRDLGGKPPSQRRILAFYAGSLHGYLRPILLKYWKDKEPDMKILGRMPPGVPSKMDYIAQMKSSKYCICPKGYEVNSPRIVEAIFYECVPVIISDNFVPPFFEVFNWDAFSVIIAEKDIPNLRDILASIPEKKYLDMQLNVRRVQKHFLWHASPVKYDLFHMTLHSIWYNRVFQIKSR, from the exons ATGGATCGTTCTGTTAAAATTCAGTTGCTTGAGAAGAGGAAATGGGTGATCATTGTGGGAATGGTTGCTTTGACCCATTTGTTATGTCAATCTTTGATGCTTCCGTATGGGAACGCGCTGCTGTCCATGCTGCCCGATGAAAAGAGTGAAAATGTTGTCGTTGTTACCCCGTCGATTGAGGATTCTGCTGTTGAGAGCTTGATTGATGACAAGGTTCGTGTTTCTGGTGTGTTGAATTTGGAAAATGAGCAGTCTCTGTTGGTTAGAGGAGTGAAGAGCGCGGAAGGCTACAATGCGCGTGTAAATGCCGAAGGTGAGAAGGAGTCTACGGAGAAGAATGGGAAAGAGGAGATGGATTCTGGTTTAGATGGCGATGGAACGGATGAGGATGTTGATTTTGTCGAGGATGAAGCCTTAGATGATGTGGATGTAGACTTAGAAGAGGGGTTTACAGTGGATAACAGCACTCAGATTGAAGAGGCAAGCTCCGGGGTTATGTTAGAGTCTAGAACTAGTGGGGTTCAGGGGAAGAAGGTAACGGATGGATCTGTTATTTTGCCAACACCCGTTGCCTCTTTGGATAAACCTTTGTTGATTGGTTCTGTTGTtggggaaaaaccggaatcaGGATCAAGAATTTCTGATGGTTCTGCTTTTTCAAACAATGGTTCATCAATGCCAAATAAGTCTGCTAAGAAGAAGATGAGATGTGACATGCCACCTAAAACTGTAACACCTATAGATGAGATGGAACGATTGTTAGTCCACCATCGTGCTCGTTCACGTGCAATG AGACCGAGATGGGCTTCTGATCGCGACCAGGAAATTTTAGCAGCGAAGACAAGGATTGAGAATGCTCCCTTCTTGAAGAATGACCGGGAATTGCACGCTCCTCTGTTTCGAAATATCTCTATGTTCAAAAG GAGTTACGAACTCATGGAACGAGTACTAAAGGTATATGTATACAAGGAAGGCGAAAAGCCCATCTTTCATCAACCAATACTGAAAGGACTGTATGCATCCGAAGGGTGGTTTATGAAACTAATGGAACGAAAGAATCGTTTTGTTGTGAAAGATCCTAGGAAGGCTCATCTGTTCTACATGCCATTCAGTTCCCGGATGCTTGAACACACACTTTATGTGCGCAATTCCCACAACCGGACCAATTTACGACAGTATTTGAGGAATTATTCAGAAAAGATCGCAGCAAAGTATCGTTTCTGGAACAGAACAGGTGGAGCTGACCACTTTCTTGTTGCCTGTCATGACTGG GCTCCATACGAGACGAGACACCATATGGAGCACTGCATGAAAGCCCTTTGCAATGCTGATGTAACAGTGGGCTTCAAGATAGGACGTGACGTCTCCCTTCCAGAAACATACGTCCGATCTGCCAGAAACCCGCTTAGAGATCTTGGAGGAAAGCCACCATCACAGAGACGCATCCTCGCCTTCTATGCTGGGAGCCTGCATGGCTATCTTCGTCCGATCCTGCTCAAGTACTGGAAAGACAAGGAGCCCGATATGAAAATACTCGGCCGAATGCCACCCGGTGTCCCCAGCAAAATGGACTACATCGCTCAAATGAAAAGCAGCAAGTACTGCATCTGCCCAAAGGGATATGAAGTCAACAGCCCGAGGATAGTCGAAGCCATCTTCTATGAGTGTGTGCCGGTCATAATATCTGATAACTTTGTGCCTCCGTTCTTCGAGGTCTTCAACTGGGACGCGTTCTCAGTGATTATTGCTGAGAAGGACATCCCGAACTTGAGAGACATACTTGCCTCCATCCCCGAGAAGAAGTATCTCGACATGCAACTCAATGTCCGGAGAGTTCAGAAGCACTTCCTGTGGCATGCTAGTCCCGTCAAGTACGACCTCTTCCACATGACCCTTCATTCAATCTGGTACAATCGAGTTTTTCAGATCAAGTCAAGGTAA
- the LOC125196280 gene encoding thymidylate kinase isoform X2 gives MEGSKKSDSRGALIVLEGLDRCGKTSQCSRLLSSLEKSGHAVESWRFPDRNTGVGQMISSYLANDSHLDDRAIHLLFSANRWEKRSLMKSKLRSGTTLIVDRYSFSGVAFSSAKGLDMEWCKAPEIGLLAPDLVVYLEISPEQAAERGGYGGERYEKLEFQKRVAESYKTLRDATWKIIDATLPIEDVEKQLREIVMECVLACGEGKPLSELWPK, from the exons ATGGAAGGCAGTAAAAAGAGTGACTCAAGAGGTGCATTAATTGTTCTAGAAGGTCTGGATCGTTGTGGAAAGACCTCGCAGTGCAGTAGATTGCTATCTTCCCTGGAAAAGTCAGGTCATGCAGTTGAATCATGGAGATTTCCTGATAGAAACACGGGCGTTGGACAAATGATATCATCTTATCTAGCCAACGATTCTCATTTGGACGATCGTGCAATCCATCTACTCTTCAGTGCAAATCGCTGGGAGAAGAG ATCGCTGATGAAGTCAAAGCTCAGGAGTGGAACCACACTTATTGTTGATCGTTATTCTTTTTCTGGGGTTGCTTTCTCATCTGCCAAAGGACTTGATATGGAGTGGTGCAAG GCTCCAGAGATAGGATTGCTAGCTCCAGACCTAGTTGTATACCTTGAAATATCACCAGAG CAAGCTGCTGAAAGAGGAGGCTATGGAGGTGAGAGGTATGAGAAGCTCGAGTTTCAGAAAAGAGTGGCTGAATCATACAAGACACTTCGTGATGCCACATGGAAG ATCATCGATGCTACCCTCCCAATCGAAGATGTTGAGAAACAACTGAGAGAGATTGTGATGGAATGTGTACTGGCATGCGGAGAAGGGAAGCCTCTCTCAGAGCTGTGGCCAAAATAG
- the LOC125196280 gene encoding thymidylate kinase isoform X1 gives MTNACHFNLFKAIGLARGASVRQSLSSCGTTVYLSKCSLRKIHMEGSKKSDSRGALIVLEGLDRCGKTSQCSRLLSSLEKSGHAVESWRFPDRNTGVGQMISSYLANDSHLDDRAIHLLFSANRWEKRSLMKSKLRSGTTLIVDRYSFSGVAFSSAKGLDMEWCKAPEIGLLAPDLVVYLEISPEQAAERGGYGGERYEKLEFQKRVAESYKTLRDATWKIIDATLPIEDVEKQLREIVMECVLACGEGKPLSELWPK, from the exons ATGACAAATGCTTGCCATTTCAACTTGTTTAAGGCTAT AGGTTTGGCAAGAGGAGCATCAGTGCGACAATCACTAAGTTCTTGTGGCACTACTGTGTATTTGTCTAAGTGCTCGTTAAGAAAGATTCACATGGAAGGCAGTAAAAAGAGTGACTCAAGAGGTGCATTAATTGTTCTAGAAGGTCTGGATCGTTGTGGAAAGACCTCGCAGTGCAGTAGATTGCTATCTTCCCTGGAAAAGTCAGGTCATGCAGTTGAATCATGGAGATTTCCTGATAGAAACACGGGCGTTGGACAAATGATATCATCTTATCTAGCCAACGATTCTCATTTGGACGATCGTGCAATCCATCTACTCTTCAGTGCAAATCGCTGGGAGAAGAG ATCGCTGATGAAGTCAAAGCTCAGGAGTGGAACCACACTTATTGTTGATCGTTATTCTTTTTCTGGGGTTGCTTTCTCATCTGCCAAAGGACTTGATATGGAGTGGTGCAAG GCTCCAGAGATAGGATTGCTAGCTCCAGACCTAGTTGTATACCTTGAAATATCACCAGAG CAAGCTGCTGAAAGAGGAGGCTATGGAGGTGAGAGGTATGAGAAGCTCGAGTTTCAGAAAAGAGTGGCTGAATCATACAAGACACTTCGTGATGCCACATGGAAG ATCATCGATGCTACCCTCCCAATCGAAGATGTTGAGAAACAACTGAGAGAGATTGTGATGGAATGTGTACTGGCATGCGGAGAAGGGAAGCCTCTCTCAGAGCTGTGGCCAAAATAG